Proteins co-encoded in one Vibrio fortis genomic window:
- the ttcA gene encoding tRNA 2-thiocytidine(32) synthetase TtcA: MNQNDNRKEIHEFNKLQKRLRRNVGNAIIDYNMIEENDVVMACISGGKDSFAMLDILLRLREAAPIKFDVVAVNLDQKQPGFPEHILPEYFETLNIPYYIVDKDTYSVVKEKIPEGKTTCGLCSRLRRGTLYSFAEKIGATKIALGHHLDDIVETMFLNMFHGARLKAMPPKLRSDDGRNVVIRPLTYCRETDLIKYAEHKEFPIIPCNLCGSQENLQRQSIKAMLIDWDKKTPGRVEKIFKSIQNVSPSQLADRELFDFVNLPLDRSGEREEYEFSEAEISSSNIDESMFIDVTNI; encoded by the coding sequence ATGAACCAAAACGATAACAGAAAAGAAATCCACGAATTCAACAAGCTTCAAAAGCGCCTAAGAAGAAATGTTGGAAATGCCATCATCGACTACAACATGATTGAAGAAAATGACGTAGTAATGGCGTGTATTAGTGGCGGTAAAGACTCATTCGCTATGCTAGATATCCTGCTACGTTTACGCGAAGCAGCACCAATCAAGTTCGATGTTGTGGCGGTAAACTTAGACCAAAAACAACCAGGTTTCCCTGAACATATTCTTCCTGAATACTTTGAAACGCTGAACATCCCTTACTACATTGTCGACAAAGATACTTACTCGGTAGTAAAAGAGAAGATCCCAGAAGGTAAAACGACTTGTGGTCTATGCTCGCGTTTGCGTCGCGGCACGCTTTACTCGTTTGCAGAGAAAATTGGCGCAACTAAGATTGCACTGGGTCATCACCTAGACGACATCGTAGAAACCATGTTCCTAAACATGTTCCACGGTGCGCGCCTAAAAGCGATGCCACCTAAGCTACGTTCTGATGATGGTCGTAACGTGGTTATCCGTCCGCTGACTTACTGTCGTGAAACCGACCTTATTAAGTACGCAGAGCACAAAGAGTTCCCGATCATTCCTTGTAACCTATGTGGTTCACAAGAGAATCTACAACGTCAATCTATTAAAGCGATGCTGATTGATTGGGATAAGAAAACACCAGGTCGCGTAGAGAAGATCTTTAAGTCAATTCAAAACGTGAGCCCAAGCCAACTGGCTGACCGCGAGTTGTTCGATTTTGTGAATCTACCACTAGACCGTAGCGGCGAGCGTGAAGAGTATGAATTTAGCGAAGCCGAGATTTCTTCATCTAACATCGATGAATCAATGTTCATCGACGTGACGAATATTTAG
- a CDS encoding DUF2987 domain-containing protein has translation MKKTTLAILASLSLGLSLPAAAQEYMFTYSKLYTQLKNNLKEGHEDVKVAVFFVDQATNTTCHISKSWMEKEEHYEDLKVSPVNELLLPIDKNLRSANPLIFVHTTEKECAYSLVVMTKEPLQGEVQVSDIEALLPQMQTMLEDLSGMFSSWFTPDIEGVTLEFPNQLNSEISLSNGKTIAIEQGRARFAIADLDGASSFTLPEPTLRVLPYIPTDK, from the coding sequence ATGAAAAAGACGACGCTTGCTATTCTTGCCTCATTGAGCCTTGGGCTATCTCTTCCTGCTGCGGCCCAAGAGTACATGTTCACCTATTCAAAGCTCTATACTCAACTCAAAAACAACCTTAAAGAAGGGCATGAAGACGTTAAAGTCGCTGTTTTTTTCGTTGATCAAGCAACCAATACCACTTGTCACATCAGTAAGTCGTGGATGGAAAAAGAAGAACATTACGAAGATCTGAAAGTATCACCAGTGAATGAACTGCTTCTTCCTATCGACAAGAACTTGCGCTCTGCTAATCCTTTAATCTTCGTTCATACAACGGAAAAAGAGTGCGCGTATTCACTCGTAGTTATGACCAAAGAACCACTACAAGGCGAAGTACAGGTTAGCGACATCGAGGCACTACTGCCGCAAATGCAAACCATGTTAGAAGATCTTAGCGGTATGTTCTCTAGTTGGTTTACACCCGATATTGAGGGCGTGACATTGGAGTTCCCAAATCAACTCAACAGTGAAATCAGCCTTTCAAATGGCAAAACAATAGCGATTGAACAGGGTCGTGCTCGCTTTGCCATTGCAGATCTTGATGGAGCGAGCAGCTTTACACTACCAGAACCAACGCTGAGAGTGCTGCCGTATATTCCAACTGATAAATAA
- a CDS encoding glucosaminidase domain-containing protein, translating into MHNSDSGRKSRALALKVTALALVGSVSLVGPYLYNEEEERRKASLEKTEAKATHTILELDLPSGKPNFAAIEDTNAKKKAFFDYLRPSINLENRRISKERAFLKSLADKNVTNADSEDKAYANRLAKLYSLPLPTAGIDDAWLNEMLSRVNVLPEALVLTQAANESAWGTSRFATAANNYFGHWCYSKGCGLVPLQRNEGSTHEVAKFSSSQESVHRYFMNLNRNKAYQDLRAIRAQLDEQGEDLLTFGAATELTQGLLKYSERGTDYVTDLQAMIRHNKVYWVK; encoded by the coding sequence ATGCATAATTCAGATTCAGGACGAAAAAGCCGTGCTCTTGCACTAAAGGTTACTGCTTTAGCACTGGTAGGCTCGGTCTCTCTGGTTGGTCCTTACCTCTATAATGAAGAAGAGGAACGTCGAAAAGCATCTTTAGAGAAAACAGAAGCAAAAGCGACGCATACTATCCTTGAGCTTGATCTGCCATCAGGGAAGCCTAACTTCGCGGCAATTGAAGATACCAACGCAAAGAAAAAAGCCTTCTTCGATTACTTACGTCCAAGTATCAACCTAGAAAACCGTCGTATTTCAAAAGAAAGAGCCTTCTTAAAAAGCCTAGCTGATAAGAACGTGACAAATGCAGACTCGGAAGATAAGGCGTACGCAAACAGGTTAGCGAAACTTTATAGTTTACCGTTACCAACCGCGGGTATTGATGACGCTTGGTTAAACGAGATGCTGAGCCGCGTCAATGTGCTACCTGAAGCTCTGGTCCTCACACAAGCGGCTAATGAGTCTGCTTGGGGTACATCGCGCTTCGCCACTGCAGCAAACAACTACTTTGGACATTGGTGTTACAGCAAAGGATGCGGGCTTGTACCATTACAACGTAACGAGGGAAGCACCCATGAAGTTGCTAAGTTCTCGTCAAGCCAAGAGTCTGTTCACCGTTACTTTATGAATCTGAATCGCAATAAAGCCTATCAAGACCTACGTGCTATACGCGCGCAACTTGATGAGCAGGGCGAAGACCTTCTAACTTTTGGTGCAGCAACCGAGTTAACACAAGGCTTATTAAAATATTCTGAACGTGGCACCGACTATGTGACTGATTTACAAGCCATGATACGTCACAACAAGGTATACTGGGTCAAATAA
- a CDS encoding DUF2189 domain-containing protein: MNNDIEKDFNLGGSIDRALSGDYELKATAVFQEAWKHTISHFLNFSPAIIALMFVQLAIFYIALKLQLGDPSIILDAVIDPEAFTPQIVESIFIANFSYEVISAPVYAGISLMAMSHAAGLNTKLRHIGKGLQFTVPVILATLFSLMLQGIAGMILPFLSIYFSLAFTHSILLICDKKVPPMQSLLLSLRAVNKKIFTVAAIYLMVMLMFIAAAMLYGIGLIFVLPFFFHVKGILYREMFGIKLKLIASDKPKNDDDNNNDSQVFDA, translated from the coding sequence ATGAATAATGACATCGAAAAAGACTTTAATTTAGGCGGCAGTATCGACAGAGCACTTTCTGGAGATTACGAACTGAAAGCGACAGCTGTTTTCCAAGAAGCGTGGAAGCATACGATTAGCCACTTCTTAAACTTCTCGCCAGCCATTATTGCTTTAATGTTTGTCCAACTTGCTATCTTTTATATCGCTCTGAAGTTACAGCTTGGTGACCCAAGCATTATCCTTGATGCCGTGATTGATCCTGAAGCATTTACGCCTCAGATCGTTGAATCGATTTTTATTGCTAACTTTAGCTATGAAGTAATCAGCGCACCGGTTTACGCAGGTATCAGCTTAATGGCAATGAGCCACGCGGCCGGATTAAATACTAAGTTGCGTCATATTGGTAAAGGGCTTCAATTTACAGTACCCGTGATCTTAGCAACGCTATTTAGCCTAATGCTACAAGGCATCGCAGGTATGATTCTACCTTTCTTGTCGATTTACTTCTCGTTGGCATTTACGCACTCAATCCTGCTTATCTGTGATAAGAAAGTGCCGCCGATGCAATCTTTGTTACTGTCACTGCGCGCAGTAAACAAAAAGATATTCACAGTTGCTGCTATTTACCTGATGGTAATGCTGATGTTTATTGCTGCAGCGATGCTTTACGGCATTGGCTTGATTTTCGTTTTACCGTTCTTCTTCCATGTGAAAGGTATTCTGTATCGCGAAATGTTCGGTATTAAGCTGAAGCTTATTGCATCGGACAAGCCTAAGAACGATGACGACAATAACAACGACTCACAGGTTTTCGATGCATAA
- the potA gene encoding spermidine/putrescine ABC transporter ATP-binding protein PotA produces MNAKQSVGKPVVQLTGISKSFDGKEVIGNLDLNVNHGEFLTILGPSGCGKTTVLRMIAGFETADNGQILLADQNVTQVPAEQRHVNTVFQSYALFPHMTVFDNVAFGLCMQKVPSAEIEPRVMDALKMVRLEQMAQRKPHQLSGGQQQRIAIARAVVNKPKVLLLDESLSALDYKLRKQMQIELKQLQRQLGITFIFVTHDQEEALSMSDRIIVMRDGVIEQDGTPREIYEEPKNLFVARFIGEINVFEATAISRLDDKRIVAKIEGEDSVIYHDKAISEGQNLQVLLRPEDLRIEEIKESEQRGIVGHIIERTYKGMTLDSVVELESGMRVMVSEFFNEDDPDVDHSLGQKVAVTWVESWEVVLEDEQEV; encoded by the coding sequence TTGAACGCTAAACAATCAGTAGGAAAACCAGTAGTACAACTCACTGGTATTAGTAAAAGTTTCGATGGTAAGGAAGTCATCGGCAATCTTGATCTAAATGTCAATCACGGTGAGTTTCTCACCATCTTAGGTCCATCGGGTTGTGGTAAAACCACAGTACTAAGAATGATTGCGGGCTTTGAAACGGCAGATAATGGTCAAATACTATTAGCTGACCAGAATGTTACCCAAGTCCCTGCTGAACAAAGGCACGTAAACACTGTTTTCCAGAGCTACGCCCTATTCCCACATATGACAGTCTTCGACAATGTGGCATTTGGTCTATGTATGCAGAAAGTTCCTAGCGCAGAGATTGAACCTCGTGTGATGGACGCCTTGAAAATGGTACGCCTAGAACAGATGGCACAGCGAAAACCACACCAACTCTCTGGTGGTCAGCAACAACGTATCGCCATAGCGCGTGCCGTTGTTAACAAGCCTAAAGTTCTACTGCTGGATGAATCTCTGTCTGCTCTGGATTACAAACTTCGTAAACAGATGCAAATTGAGCTTAAGCAGCTTCAGCGTCAACTTGGGATTACGTTCATTTTTGTAACGCATGATCAAGAAGAAGCGCTATCGATGTCAGACCGTATTATTGTTATGCGAGACGGTGTTATCGAACAAGATGGTACACCACGTGAAATTTACGAAGAGCCTAAGAACCTATTCGTTGCGCGTTTCATTGGTGAAATCAACGTGTTTGAAGCAACAGCGATATCTCGTCTTGATGACAAACGCATCGTGGCAAAGATTGAAGGTGAAGATTCGGTTATCTACCACGATAAAGCAATCTCGGAAGGACAGAATCTGCAAGTTCTACTAAGACCAGAAGATCTTCGAATCGAAGAGATCAAGGAGTCAGAACAGCGCGGTATTGTTGGCCATATTATTGAGCGTACCTACAAAGGCATGACCCTAGATTCAGTCGTTGAACTAGAATCTGGTATGCGCGTTATGGTAAGCGAATTCTTCAACGAAGATGACCCAGATGTTGATCACTCATTGGGCCAAAAAGTTGCTGTAACTTGGGTTGAGAGCTGGGAAGTGGTACTAGAAGATGAGCAAGAAGTTTAA
- the potB gene encoding spermidine/putrescine ABC transporter permease PotB, with protein MSKKFNLQNAIIALITGWLVIFVMIPNIMIIGTSFLTRDEANLIEMTFTLDNYARLADPLYFKVLAHSFYMAIVATLLCLVIGYPFAYIVAKMPAKWRPFMLFLVIVPFWTNSLIRTYGLKIVLGTQGVLNKSLMALEIIDKPMRIMYTETAVMIGLVYILLPFMILPLYSAIEKLDDTYIEAAKDLGANKLQTLLKVILPLTMPGIIGGCLLVLLPALGMFYISDLLGGAKNLLIGNVIKSQVLNARDWPFGAATSIALTAAMAVMLYAYYRAGKLLNKKVELD; from the coding sequence ATGAGCAAGAAGTTTAATTTACAAAACGCCATTATCGCTTTGATCACTGGTTGGCTTGTTATTTTCGTGATGATTCCAAACATCATGATCATCGGTACAAGCTTTCTAACTAGAGATGAAGCGAATCTTATCGAGATGACTTTTACACTCGATAACTACGCGCGTTTAGCTGATCCACTGTACTTCAAAGTGTTGGCGCATTCGTTCTACATGGCGATTGTGGCTACTCTACTTTGTTTAGTGATTGGCTACCCGTTTGCTTACATCGTGGCAAAAATGCCGGCTAAGTGGCGCCCATTCATGCTGTTCTTAGTGATAGTTCCTTTTTGGACCAACTCACTGATTCGTACTTACGGTTTGAAGATCGTATTGGGTACTCAAGGCGTGTTGAACAAAAGCTTAATGGCGCTCGAAATCATCGACAAACCGATGCGTATTATGTACACCGAAACGGCTGTGATGATCGGTCTGGTATACATCTTATTGCCATTTATGATTTTGCCACTCTACTCTGCGATTGAGAAGTTGGACGATACCTATATCGAAGCAGCAAAAGACTTGGGTGCGAATAAGTTGCAGACGCTACTTAAAGTCATCTTGCCATTGACAATGCCAGGTATTATTGGCGGCTGCTTGCTTGTTCTATTACCAGCGCTAGGTATGTTCTATATTTCCGATCTTCTGGGCGGAGCGAAGAACCTATTGATTGGTAACGTGATTAAGAGCCAAGTATTGAATGCTCGAGATTGGCCTTTTGGTGCAGCAACCAGTATTGCACTAACCGCTGCTATGGCTGTGATGCTTTATGCCTACTATCGTGCAGGCAAGCTATTGAATAAAAAGGTGGAGCTAGACTAA
- the potC gene encoding spermidine/putrescine ABC transporter permease PotC, with translation MGRTVKFSFMTLVYGFLYLPIIVLIANSFNANKFGMKWGGFTTKWYDALINNDSLMQAAWHSLNVAVFSATAATIVGSLTAVALFRYQFKGKGVVNTMLFVVMMSPDIVMAISLLALFLVMGVQLGFFTLLAAHITFCLPFVVVTVYSRLNGFDVKMLEAAKDLGASEWTILKQIILPLAKPAVAAGWLLSFTLSLDDVIISSFVTGPTYEILPLKIYSMVKVGISPEVNALATVMLVVSLILVVASQLLAREKIK, from the coding sequence ATGGGTCGCACAGTTAAGTTCAGCTTTATGACATTGGTATATGGTTTCCTATATCTGCCAATCATCGTATTAATTGCTAACTCCTTTAATGCGAACAAGTTTGGTATGAAATGGGGCGGTTTTACGACTAAGTGGTACGACGCGCTGATAAACAACGATAGCCTTATGCAGGCAGCGTGGCACTCTCTAAATGTTGCTGTGTTTTCTGCAACGGCAGCTACAATTGTAGGTAGTTTAACGGCGGTTGCCTTGTTCCGATACCAGTTCAAAGGCAAAGGCGTCGTAAACACAATGTTGTTCGTTGTAATGATGTCACCAGACATTGTTATGGCGATCTCATTGCTGGCTCTGTTCTTGGTGATGGGCGTTCAGTTAGGGTTCTTTACCCTACTCGCTGCTCACATCACGTTCTGCCTACCGTTCGTTGTGGTGACAGTTTACAGCCGCTTGAACGGATTTGATGTCAAAATGCTTGAAGCAGCAAAAGACTTAGGTGCGAGCGAATGGACGATTTTGAAACAGATCATCCTACCGCTAGCGAAACCTGCGGTTGCTGCGGGCTGGTTATTGAGCTTTACCTTGTCTTTAGACGACGTAATCATAAGCTCTTTTGTAACGGGTCCAACTTATGAAATCTTACCATTGAAGATTTACTCAATGGTTAAAGTGGGAATTTCACCCGAGGTTAACGCCCTTGCAACGGTCATGCTTGTGGTCTCATTGATACTAGTGGTTGCGTCTCAATTACTAGCGAGAGAGAAAATCAAGTAA
- a CDS encoding extracellular solute-binding protein, producing MKKWATLLAGSACALSMFSASVTAEENKELVFMNWGPYINSEILEQFTNETGIKVIYSTYESNETLYAKLKTHNKGYDLVVPSTYFVSKMRDEGMLQKIDKSKLSNFTNLDTNYLDKPYDPNNDYSIPHVVAITGLAVNTDMYDPEDFQSWADLWKPELEGQLMMMDDTREVFHIALRKLGYSGNTTDEKQIDEAYAELQKLMPNVLVFNSDNPGAPYMSGEVGLGMLWNGSAAAAQNEGLPIKLVFPKEGGIGWVDNFAISSGAVNVEAAHKMIDFLLRPEIAEQISRDTGYLTAVKASNEKFKDSPALFPSQEDLDRVEWQAAVGDKTVKYEDYFMKLKAGQ from the coding sequence ATGAAAAAATGGGCTACTTTATTAGCTGGTAGTGCATGTGCGCTTTCTATGTTTTCTGCATCTGTTACTGCAGAAGAGAACAAAGAACTAGTGTTTATGAACTGGGGTCCTTACATCAATAGTGAGATCCTAGAACAGTTCACGAACGAAACAGGTATCAAGGTTATCTACTCTACTTACGAGTCGAATGAAACTTTATACGCAAAGCTAAAAACACATAACAAAGGCTACGACCTTGTTGTGCCATCAACCTACTTCGTGTCTAAAATGCGCGATGAAGGCATGTTGCAAAAAATTGATAAGTCTAAGCTAAGTAACTTTACTAACCTAGACACTAACTACCTAGATAAGCCATACGATCCAAACAACGACTACTCTATTCCTCACGTTGTTGCGATCACTGGTCTTGCTGTAAATACAGATATGTATGACCCAGAAGATTTTCAAAGCTGGGCTGATCTGTGGAAGCCAGAGCTTGAAGGTCAGTTGATGATGATGGATGACACGCGTGAAGTGTTCCATATCGCTCTTCGTAAACTCGGTTATTCAGGCAACACAACAGATGAAAAGCAGATCGATGAAGCTTACGCTGAGCTGCAAAAGCTGATGCCAAACGTACTTGTGTTTAACTCTGATAACCCAGGTGCGCCATACATGTCTGGTGAAGTTGGTTTAGGTATGCTTTGGAACGGCTCTGCAGCAGCAGCGCAAAATGAAGGTTTACCAATTAAGCTAGTATTCCCGAAAGAAGGTGGTATTGGTTGGGTAGACAACTTTGCTATCAGCTCTGGTGCAGTGAACGTAGAAGCGGCTCACAAGATGATTGACTTCCTACTACGTCCTGAAATCGCAGAACAAATCTCTCGCGATACTGGTTACCTAACAGCAGTAAAAGCTTCGAATGAGAAGTTCAAAGATAGCCCTGCACTGTTCCCTTCTCAAGAAGATCTGGATCGTGTTGAATGGCAGGCTGCTGTCGGTGACAAAACAGTAAAATACGAAGATTACTTCATGAAGTTGAAAGCAGGCCAGTAA
- a CDS encoding extracellular solute-binding protein, with translation MKKTLYTGALCAATLLSTPSFAADQELYFYNWSEYIPNEVLEDFTEETGIKVIYSTYESNESMYAKLKTQGSGYDLVVPSTYFVSKMRKEGMLQELDKSKLTHFADLDPNYLDKPFDPSNSYSIPYIWGATGIGINSDMLDKSSVKSWDDLWDTQWEGQLMMMDDSREVFHIALTKLGYSPNTTNPDEIKAAYEELKKLMPNVLVFNSDFPANPYLAGEVSLGMLWNGSAYMARQEGATIDIIWPEKGAIFWMDSLAIPSGAKNVDAAHKMIDFLLRPENAAKIALEIGYPTPVKTAYPLLPKEFAEDQNVFPPQSVMDNGVWQDEVGEASVIYDEYFQKLKVNN, from the coding sequence ATGAAAAAAACACTGTATACCGGCGCATTGTGTGCTGCTACCTTACTTTCAACTCCTTCTTTCGCAGCTGACCAAGAACTGTACTTCTACAACTGGTCTGAATATATCCCTAACGAAGTGTTAGAAGATTTCACTGAAGAGACTGGAATTAAAGTTATCTACTCTACCTATGAGTCTAACGAAAGCATGTACGCTAAGTTAAAAACTCAAGGTTCAGGTTACGACCTAGTTGTACCTTCTACGTACTTCGTATCTAAGATGCGTAAAGAAGGCATGCTTCAAGAGCTAGACAAATCTAAGCTAACTCACTTTGCTGATTTGGATCCAAACTACCTAGATAAGCCATTTGACCCAAGCAACAGCTACTCTATTCCATATATCTGGGGTGCAACGGGTATTGGCATTAATTCAGACATGCTAGACAAGTCTTCTGTTAAATCATGGGATGACCTATGGGATACACAGTGGGAAGGTCAGCTGATGATGATGGACGACTCTCGTGAAGTATTCCACATCGCTTTAACTAAACTGGGTTACTCTCCAAACACCACTAACCCAGACGAAATAAAAGCAGCTTACGAAGAGCTGAAAAAACTGATGCCAAACGTATTAGTATTCAACTCAGATTTCCCTGCAAACCCTTACCTTGCTGGCGAAGTATCATTAGGTATGCTTTGGAACGGTTCTGCTTACATGGCACGTCAAGAAGGTGCAACCATTGACATCATCTGGCCAGAGAAAGGCGCAATCTTCTGGATGGACAGCCTTGCGATTCCATCGGGTGCGAAAAACGTAGATGCGGCACACAAGATGATCGACTTCCTACTTCGCCCTGAAAACGCAGCGAAAATCGCACTAGAGATCGGTTACCCAACGCCAGTGAAAACGGCATACCCTCTCCTACCAAAAGAGTTTGCTGAAGACCAGAACGTTTTCCCACCACAATCTGTAATGGACAACGGTGTATGGCAAGACGAAGTGGGTGAAGCGAGCGTGATTTATGACGAGTACTTCCAAAAACTAAAAGTTAACAACTAA
- a CDS encoding GGDEF domain-containing protein has protein sequence MKANPILVIVTLMLLGSFIMLGLSSVTDIDSNYDLFFETNTLIIVIYVYAVARKAIGPHKILHFGALLLIFNLFYDVTTELERLDEWADRHELLDTILEDGLLQIAFLLIAIGITQLTSSIKAQGDIDELTGLFNRKKLDTVTLEEFDVIYLDLDGLKRVNDLKGHNVGDLMIVRFSQVLRQAAVQEELLFRIGGDEFVVVTLKGRGAEFIEQVANLLHGENIHFSYGVTPATRETFQQALVVSDKAMYTMKKAKHSH, from the coding sequence ATGAAAGCAAACCCTATATTGGTGATCGTTACTCTTATGCTTTTAGGCTCATTCATCATGCTTGGCTTGAGCTCAGTGACGGACATAGATTCAAATTACGACTTATTCTTTGAAACGAATACTCTCATTATCGTTATCTATGTTTATGCGGTTGCTCGCAAAGCTATCGGTCCTCATAAGATCTTACACTTCGGCGCCCTGCTCCTTATTTTCAACTTATTCTATGACGTTACCACCGAGCTTGAGCGTCTAGACGAATGGGCTGACCGCCATGAGCTTCTCGATACTATTTTAGAAGACGGTTTATTGCAGATTGCATTCTTGTTGATTGCGATTGGAATAACGCAACTGACCTCATCCATTAAGGCTCAAGGCGATATTGATGAATTAACGGGTCTCTTCAACCGCAAAAAACTGGATACTGTCACGCTTGAAGAGTTCGATGTTATCTATCTTGATCTTGACGGTTTAAAGCGAGTTAATGATCTTAAGGGCCATAACGTCGGTGATCTCATGATCGTGCGTTTTTCCCAAGTGCTGCGTCAGGCCGCTGTGCAAGAAGAGCTATTATTTCGAATTGGTGGTGATGAGTTTGTTGTGGTTACGCTCAAAGGGCGTGGTGCAGAGTTTATTGAACAGGTTGCGAACCTGCTTCACGGCGAGAATATTCATTTCTCATACGGCGTGACTCCGGCAACACGTGAGACTTTTCAGCAAGCTTTAGTGGTATCAGATAAAGCCATGTACACCATGAAGAAAGCGAAACACAGTCATTAG
- the cobB gene encoding Sir2 family NAD+-dependent deacetylase yields MNFPYRNIVILTGAGISAESGIQTFRAQDGLWENHKIEDVATPEGFQRDPDLVQAFYNKRRKGLQSPDIEPNAAHKALGELEKRLEGKVTIITQNIDNLHERGGSENVIHMHGELLKARCSESNQVIEHKEDILTGELCHCCQIPAQMRPHIVWFGEMPLRMGDIYSALEEADLFISIGTSGVVYPAAGFVHDAKMHGAHTIEINLEPSAVESEFVEKRYGKASIEVPKLVSELLYEEPSSLRA; encoded by the coding sequence ATGAATTTCCCATACAGAAATATCGTGATTCTCACTGGAGCTGGGATCTCGGCAGAATCAGGAATACAAACTTTTCGTGCACAAGACGGATTATGGGAAAACCACAAGATCGAAGATGTGGCGACTCCCGAAGGCTTTCAACGAGATCCTGATTTAGTTCAGGCATTTTACAACAAACGCCGCAAAGGGCTGCAGAGCCCCGACATTGAACCTAATGCAGCACACAAAGCGCTAGGAGAGCTTGAGAAGCGTTTAGAAGGGAAGGTCACTATCATTACACAAAATATCGATAACCTTCACGAGAGAGGCGGCAGCGAGAATGTAATACACATGCACGGCGAGCTTCTTAAAGCGCGTTGCAGTGAGTCCAATCAGGTTATCGAACATAAAGAAGACATCCTTACTGGCGAGTTATGCCACTGCTGTCAAATCCCAGCACAAATGAGACCTCACATTGTCTGGTTTGGAGAAATGCCTCTGCGCATGGGTGACATCTATTCTGCGCTAGAAGAAGCTGACTTGTTTATTTCGATTGGTACCTCTGGCGTGGTTTACCCAGCTGCTGGCTTCGTCCACGATGCCAAAATGCACGGTGCTCATACGATAGAAATCAATCTAGAACCGAGTGCCGTAGAGAGTGAATTTGTTGAAAAGCGTTACGGTAAGGCAAGTATTGAAGTCCCTAAGTTAGTATCAGAACTCCTATACGAAGAGCCGAGCAGTTTAAGAGCTTGA